The following coding sequences lie in one Pectobacterium sp. A5351 genomic window:
- the gmhB gene encoding D-glycero-beta-D-manno-heptose 1,7-bisphosphate 7-phosphatase: MAQSVPAIFLDRDGTINVDHGYVHDIDHFQFIDGVIDAMRELKNMGFALVVVTNQSGIARGKFTEDQFMQLTEWMDWSLADRGVDLDGIYFCPHHPEAGEDEYRQTCDCRKPEPGMLLSAQRDLHIDMAASYMVGDKLEDIQAAIGAGVGTKLLVRTGKPVTEQGEELADSVLESLVDLPKWIKTRS; the protein is encoded by the coding sequence GTGGCACAAAGCGTTCCAGCAATTTTTCTTGATCGTGACGGCACGATCAATGTCGATCACGGTTATGTTCATGACATTGACCATTTTCAATTTATTGATGGCGTCATTGATGCCATGCGTGAGTTGAAAAATATGGGGTTTGCGCTGGTTGTGGTGACGAATCAGTCCGGCATCGCCCGTGGCAAGTTTACAGAAGATCAGTTTATGCAACTGACAGAGTGGATGGACTGGTCGCTGGCAGATCGTGGTGTTGATCTGGATGGCATCTATTTTTGTCCGCATCACCCTGAAGCAGGGGAAGATGAATATCGCCAGACTTGTGATTGCCGTAAACCTGAGCCTGGCATGTTGCTTTCTGCACAGCGCGATCTGCACATTGATATGGCGGCGTCTTATATGGTGGGTGACAAATTAGAGGATATACAGGCTGCCATTGGCGCAGGGGTAGGAACCAAACTGTTAGTTCGCACAGGCAAACCTGTTACTGAACAAGGCGAAGAACTGGCTGATAGCGTGTTGGAAAGCCTCGTAGACCTGCCAAAATGGATAAAAACGCGCAGTTAA
- the metN gene encoding methionine ABC transporter ATP-binding protein MetN → MIELSNITKVFQQNGRTITALADVSLHVPTGQIYGVIGASGAGKSTLIRCVNLLERPTEGKVLVDGQELTQLSDSQLTRTRRQIGMIFQHFNLLASRTVFGNIALPLELDNTPKSEITQRVNELLDLVGLADKHDVYPANLSGGQKQRVAIARALASNPKVLLCDEATSALDPATTRSILELLKDINRRLGLTILLITHEMDVVKRICDQVAVISDGRLIEQDTVSEVFSHPKTPLAQKFIQSTLHLDIPDDYLIRLSPDYRPDTTPLLRMEFTGKSVDAPLLSEVARRFNVNNNIISAQMDYAGGVKFGIMLAEMHGNDADIKAAIQFLQESHVTIEVLGYV, encoded by the coding sequence ATGATTGAACTTTCTAATATTACTAAGGTTTTTCAGCAAAACGGGCGGACTATTACCGCACTTGCTGATGTCAGCCTTCATGTTCCTACCGGGCAAATTTATGGTGTTATCGGCGCATCAGGCGCAGGTAAAAGTACACTCATCCGCTGCGTCAATTTATTGGAACGCCCGACAGAAGGGAAAGTGCTGGTAGATGGACAAGAGCTGACCCAACTGTCAGATAGCCAGTTGACGCGCACACGCCGCCAAATCGGCATGATTTTCCAACATTTCAACCTGCTCGCCTCACGCACCGTTTTTGGCAATATTGCGCTACCGCTGGAATTAGATAACACGCCAAAATCTGAGATTACCCAACGGGTCAATGAATTGTTGGATCTGGTTGGGCTGGCAGATAAGCACGACGTGTATCCCGCCAATTTGTCCGGCGGACAAAAGCAACGTGTCGCTATCGCCCGTGCGTTGGCCAGCAATCCCAAAGTTTTGCTGTGTGACGAAGCAACTAGCGCATTGGATCCAGCAACGACCCGGTCGATTCTTGAGTTACTGAAAGATATCAATCGCCGCCTCGGCCTGACCATTCTTCTTATTACACATGAAATGGATGTGGTGAAGCGTATTTGCGATCAGGTTGCGGTAATCAGCGATGGACGACTCATCGAGCAGGACACGGTCAGCGAAGTCTTTTCACACCCGAAAACACCGCTGGCGCAGAAATTCATTCAGTCCACGCTACACCTGGACATCCCTGACGATTACCTCATCCGTCTTTCCCCCGACTATCGCCCGGATACCACGCCGTTATTACGGATGGAATTTACCGGCAAATCGGTGGATGCCCCGCTGCTCTCCGAGGTTGCTCGACGCTTTAACGTCAACAACAACATTATCAGTGCCCAGATGGATTATGCTGGTGGCGTCAAGTTCGGCATCATGCTGGCAGAAATGCACGGCAACGATGCGGATATCAAAGCCGCAATCCAATTCCTGCAGGAAAGTCACGTTACAATTGAGGTTCTGGGTTATGTCTGA
- a CDS encoding methionine ABC transporter permease MetI, which yields MSEAMMWLMAKGIWETVAMTFVSGFFGFVLGLPVGVLLYTTRPGQIIANPKLYRTVSALVNIFRSIPFIILLVWMIPFTRMIVGTSIGLQAAIVPLTVGAAPFIARMVENALLEIPTGLIEAARAMGATPMQIVRKILLPEALPGLINAATITLITLVGYSAMGGAVGAGGLGQIGYQYGYIGYNATVMNTVLILLVVLVYLIQFCGDRAVKAVTHK from the coding sequence ATGTCTGAAGCAATGATGTGGTTAATGGCTAAGGGAATATGGGAAACCGTCGCAATGACGTTCGTTTCTGGTTTCTTTGGCTTTGTGCTTGGCTTACCCGTGGGAGTCTTATTGTATACCACGCGTCCAGGGCAGATTATCGCCAATCCAAAGCTCTACCGGACCGTTTCTGCACTGGTAAATATTTTCCGCTCGATTCCATTCATTATTCTGCTGGTATGGATGATTCCTTTCACTCGAATGATTGTTGGAACCTCAATTGGCCTGCAAGCGGCGATCGTTCCTCTCACCGTCGGTGCCGCACCATTTATTGCTCGCATGGTGGAAAACGCGCTGCTTGAAATTCCGACCGGCCTGATTGAAGCTGCCCGTGCAATGGGCGCAACGCCGATGCAAATCGTCAGAAAGATACTCCTGCCAGAAGCATTACCAGGCCTTATTAATGCCGCAACCATCACGTTAATCACGCTCGTAGGCTATTCTGCTATGGGTGGAGCTGTGGGCGCAGGCGGCTTAGGTCAAATTGGTTATCAGTATGGTTATATTGGTTATAACGCGACGGTCATGAATACGGTATTAATATTACTGGTTGTTTTGGTGTACCTGATTCAATTCTGCGGCGACAGGGCAGTAAAAGCTGTCACACACAAGTAA
- a CDS encoding MetQ/NlpA family lipoprotein — translation MAIKLKSIATIGALIGALALAGCGQEEKNPNHIKVGVIVGAEQQVAEVAQKVAKDKYGLDVELVTFNDYVLPNEALSKGDIDLNAFQHKPYLDQQIKDRGYKLVSVGNSFVYPIAGYSKKIKSLNELQDGAQVALPNDPTNLGRSLLLLQKVGLIKLKDNVGLLPTVLDVTENPKNIKLVELEAPQLPRSLDDAQIALAVINTTYASQINLTPTKDGLFVEEKDSPYVNLLVSREDNKDAENVKKFVQAYQSDEVNNAANKIFNGGAVKGW, via the coding sequence ATGGCGATTAAACTGAAATCTATTGCGACCATTGGCGCACTTATTGGTGCTCTGGCGCTAGCGGGATGTGGTCAGGAAGAAAAGAATCCTAATCACATTAAAGTCGGCGTTATTGTTGGCGCAGAACAACAGGTTGCGGAAGTCGCGCAGAAAGTGGCAAAAGACAAATACGGTCTGGACGTTGAATTAGTCACATTTAACGACTACGTGTTGCCAAATGAAGCCCTGAGCAAAGGTGATATCGATCTGAATGCCTTCCAGCACAAGCCTTATCTGGATCAACAGATCAAAGACCGTGGCTACAAGCTGGTTTCTGTCGGCAACAGCTTTGTCTACCCGATCGCGGGTTACTCCAAAAAAATCAAATCGCTGAATGAGCTGCAAGATGGTGCTCAGGTTGCGCTGCCAAACGACCCGACCAATCTGGGCCGTTCTCTGCTGCTGCTGCAAAAAGTCGGCTTGATTAAGCTGAAAGACAACGTTGGTCTGCTGCCAACCGTACTGGACGTGACCGAGAACCCGAAAAATATCAAACTGGTTGAGCTGGAAGCGCCTCAGTTGCCACGTTCTTTAGATGACGCGCAAATCGCACTGGCTGTCATCAATACCACTTACGCTAGCCAGATTAACCTGACGCCAACTAAAGATGGCCTGTTTGTTGAAGAGAAAGACTCTCCGTATGTAAACCTGTTGGTTTCACGCGAAGACAACAAAGACGCTGAAAACGTGAAGAAATTCGTTCAGGCTTATCAATCTGACGAAGTAAACAACGCGGCAAATAAAATCTTTAACGGCGGCGCGGTAAAAGGCTGGTAA
- the rcsF gene encoding Rcs stress response system protein RcsF — MRAVPFILLAMSLTGCSLFQKPPAPAPQPIVETKTVEPAPKPKPVARPTPAVLYKSAEELVGKPFRDMGEVSGSSCQVSAQDSPPNAANARKRMQNRATAMKANAVLLHECQTVSGVAGCYSQVVCQGTALKVSAQ; from the coding sequence ATGCGTGCTGTTCCCTTTATATTGTTGGCAATGTCGCTGACAGGCTGTTCTTTATTTCAGAAGCCACCAGCACCTGCTCCTCAACCTATTGTTGAAACCAAAACCGTAGAACCCGCACCTAAACCGAAGCCAGTCGCTCGCCCGACTCCCGCAGTGTTATATAAAAGTGCAGAAGAGTTAGTCGGTAAGCCTTTCCGCGACATGGGTGAAGTATCAGGCTCCTCATGCCAGGTCAGCGCTCAGGATTCCCCCCCTAATGCGGCAAATGCGCGTAAAAGAATGCAAAATCGTGCCACTGCCATGAAAGCCAATGCGGTTTTGCTGCATGAATGTCAAACTGTCAGTGGTGTAGCGGGTTGCTACAGTCAGGTCGTTTGCCAGGGCACGGCACTGAAAGTTTCTGCACAATGA
- the tsaA gene encoding tRNA (N6-threonylcarbamoyladenosine(37)-N6)-methyltransferase TrmO produces the protein MSQFVFHQIGIIRSPYKEKFAIPRQPGLIEDGGGELQLLPPYNQAECVRGLEDFSHIWVVFIFHQTMEGGWRPTVRPPRLGGNTRTGVFATRSTFRPNPVGMSLVELKEIRVKGDAITLELGSLDLVDGTPVIDIKPYLPFAESHPQARAGFAQMAPDAAMPVIFSPLAENQIAQHQKKYPQLKRFISQVLAQDPRPAYRKGESTTREYAVLLLEFNVRWRVCGEQTEVLSLDPSNAR, from the coding sequence ATGAGTCAATTTGTTTTCCATCAGATCGGGATTATCCGCTCGCCGTATAAAGAAAAATTTGCCATTCCGCGGCAGCCGGGTCTAATTGAAGATGGAGGCGGAGAACTTCAGCTATTACCACCATATAACCAAGCAGAGTGCGTGCGGGGACTGGAAGACTTCAGTCATATATGGGTAGTGTTCATCTTTCATCAAACGATGGAAGGCGGCTGGCGTCCGACCGTTCGGCCACCGCGTTTGGGCGGAAACACACGGACGGGCGTTTTCGCTACGCGTTCTACTTTCCGCCCCAACCCTGTGGGCATGTCGCTGGTTGAATTAAAAGAGATTCGGGTAAAAGGCGATGCGATTACGCTCGAATTAGGCAGCCTTGATCTGGTCGATGGCACGCCAGTCATCGATATCAAACCTTACTTGCCCTTTGCCGAAAGCCATCCTCAGGCACGAGCGGGTTTTGCCCAAATGGCTCCCGATGCAGCAATGCCGGTGATTTTTTCGCCCCTTGCGGAAAACCAGATAGCCCAGCATCAAAAGAAATATCCCCAGTTAAAGCGCTTTATCTCACAGGTATTAGCGCAAGATCCGCGCCCAGCCTACCGTAAAGGTGAAAGCACCACGCGGGAATACGCCGTTTTATTGCTGGAATTCAATGTGCGCTGGCGCGTCTGCGGAGAACAAACCGAAGTGCTAAGCCTCGACCCGTCAAACGCGCGTTAA
- the proS gene encoding proline--tRNA ligase, translating into MRTSQYMLSTLKETPADAEVISHQLMLRAGMIRKLASGLYTWLPTGLRVLRKVENIVREEMNNAGAIEVSMPVVQPADLWAESGRWDQYGPELLRFVDRGERPFVLGPTHEEVITDLIRNEISSYKQLPLNFFQIQTKFRDEVRPRFGVMRSREFLMKDAYSFHTSQESLQITYDAMYAAYSQIFNRMDLDFRAVQADTGSIGGNASHEFQVLAASGEDDIIFSTESDYAANIELAEAVAPKLGRAEATEALRLVDTPNAKTIAELVEQFKLPIEKTVKTLLVKATEESGHKLVALLVRGDHELNEIKAEKIAQVASPLTFATEEEIRATIGAGPGSLGPVKLSIPVVVDRTVAAMSDFSAGANIDGKHYFGINWERDVALPQVADIRNVVEGDISPDGKGTLQIKRGIEVGHIFQLGSKYSEALKATVQGEDGRNQTLTMGCYGIGVTRVVAAAIEQNHDERGIIWPDAIAPFHVAILPMNMHKSFRVKEVAEDIYQQLRAKGIEVLLDDRKERPGVMFADMELIGVPHTIVIGDRNLDSEEIEYKHRRVGEKQMIKTSEIVDFLLANIVR; encoded by the coding sequence ATGCGTACTAGCCAATACATGCTCTCCACTCTCAAGGAGACACCAGCCGATGCAGAAGTCATCAGCCACCAGTTGATGCTCCGGGCAGGAATGATTCGTAAACTGGCCTCTGGCCTTTATACCTGGTTGCCGACCGGTTTACGTGTTTTGAGAAAAGTTGAAAACATCGTGCGCGAAGAGATGAATAACGCAGGCGCGATTGAAGTGTCCATGCCCGTTGTTCAGCCTGCCGATTTATGGGCAGAAAGTGGACGTTGGGATCAATATGGCCCAGAGCTGTTGCGTTTTGTCGATCGTGGCGAGCGCCCTTTCGTACTCGGCCCGACACATGAAGAAGTCATTACCGATCTTATTCGCAATGAAATCAGCTCCTACAAGCAGTTGCCACTGAATTTCTTCCAGATCCAAACCAAATTCCGCGATGAAGTTCGTCCGCGTTTTGGCGTAATGCGCTCACGTGAATTCCTGATGAAAGACGCCTACTCTTTCCATACGTCACAGGAATCATTGCAGATTACCTACGATGCCATGTACGCCGCTTACAGCCAGATTTTCAACCGTATGGATCTGGATTTCAGAGCCGTTCAGGCAGATACCGGTTCTATCGGCGGCAACGCATCCCATGAGTTTCAGGTACTGGCTGCCAGCGGTGAAGACGATATCATTTTCTCAACGGAATCCGACTACGCGGCAAACATTGAACTGGCCGAAGCCGTTGCGCCGAAGCTAGGTCGCGCTGAAGCAACTGAAGCGCTGCGTTTGGTTGATACACCGAATGCCAAAACCATCGCCGAGCTGGTTGAGCAGTTTAAGCTGCCGATAGAAAAAACCGTGAAAACGCTGCTGGTTAAAGCAACGGAAGAAAGCGGCCATAAACTGGTTGCGCTGCTGGTTCGTGGCGATCACGAACTGAATGAAATCAAAGCGGAGAAAATTGCTCAGGTAGCCAGTCCGCTGACGTTCGCAACGGAAGAAGAGATTCGCGCCACCATCGGCGCAGGCCCAGGTTCACTGGGTCCAGTCAAACTGTCGATTCCAGTCGTTGTCGATCGCACTGTTGCAGCCATGAGCGACTTCAGCGCTGGCGCGAACATTGATGGCAAACACTATTTTGGCATCAACTGGGAGCGTGACGTTGCGCTGCCGCAGGTTGCGGATATCCGTAACGTGGTTGAAGGCGATATCAGTCCAGACGGTAAAGGCACACTGCAAATTAAACGCGGTATCGAAGTGGGCCATATTTTCCAACTGGGCAGTAAATATTCTGAAGCGCTGAAAGCCACGGTTCAAGGTGAAGACGGCCGTAACCAAACGCTGACGATGGGCTGCTACGGTATTGGTGTAACGCGTGTTGTCGCGGCGGCGATTGAGCAGAATCATGACGAACGCGGCATCATCTGGCCAGACGCGATTGCCCCTTTCCACGTTGCTATTCTGCCAATGAACATGCACAAATCTTTCCGCGTGAAGGAAGTCGCTGAGGATATCTATCAGCAGTTACGTGCCAAAGGTATTGAAGTTCTGCTTGATGACCGCAAAGAGCGTCCGGGCGTGATGTTCGCCGATATGGAACTGATTGGCGTACCGCACACCATCGTCATTGGCGATCGCAATCTGGATAGCGAAGAGATTGAATATAAGCATCGCCGAGTGGGTGAAAAGCAAATGATTAAAACCAGCGAAATTGTCGATTTTCTGCTGGCAAATATCGTCCGCTAA